A genome region from Astyanax mexicanus isolate ESR-SI-001 chromosome 19, AstMex3_surface, whole genome shotgun sequence includes the following:
- the alkbh7 gene encoding alpha-ketoglutarate-dependent dioxygenase alkB homolog 7, mitochondrial, with protein MLNLAELSAVMSVYRSVRVGMVLGLGLVWRTVRQCEGRAGLRAVSGSAAVQGLRAGEHSWLCGSTAAVLHTVQGRVEVRQNFITEEEENALLQELEPGLKKKRYEFDHWDDAIHGYRETERAQWGSVCTGLLSRVRGVAFPEGSPLLGPVHVLDLDKAGYIKPHVDSVKFCGSTIAGLSLLSDSVMRLVLEDNSAEWVDLLLSRRSLYILRDEARFKFTHEILKDADSYFLGQRVPRQRRISVICRNLPV; from the exons ATGTTAAATCTCGCTGAACTGAGTGCAGTAATGTCTGTTTATCGCTCAGTGCGCGTAGGGATGGTGCTGGGGCTCGGGCTGGTGTGGAGGactgtgaggcagtgtgagggcAGAGCTGGGCTCAGGGCAGTGTCGGGCAGTGCTGCAGTACAGGGGCTTAGAGCAGGAGAGCACAGCTGGCTCTGTGGATCCACTGCAGCTGTTTTACACACAGTGCAGGGACGCGTGGAGGTGAGGCAGAACTTCATCACTGAGGAAGAGGAGAACGCCCTTCTTCAGGAGCTCGAGCCAGGACTGAAGAAAAAGAGATACGAGTTCGACCACTGGGATGAC GCAATTCATGGTTACAGGGAGACGGAGCGGGCGCAGTGGGGAAGTGTTTGTACCGGTCTGTTGAGCCGTGTTAGAGGCGTGGCTTTTCCAGAAGGCAGTCCCCTGCTGGGGCCTGTGCATGTCTTGGACCTCGACAAAGCCGGCTACATCAAACCTCATGTGGACAGTGTAAAG TTTTGTGGAAGCACCATCGCTGGGCTCAGTCTTCTATCTGACAGTGTTATGCGGTTGGTTTTGGAGGATAACTCTGCAGAATGGGTGGATCTGCTTTTAAGTCGACGTTCTCTCTACATACTGAG GGATGAAGCACGCTTTAAGTTCACACACGAGATCCTGAAGGATGCAGATTCTTATTTCTTAGGACAGAGAGTGCCTCGCCAGCGGCGGATCTCTGTTATTTGCAGAAACCTTCCTGTTTAG
- the gtf2f1 gene encoding general transcription factor IIF subunit 1, with the protein MTSLGNSSSSATEYVVRVPKNTSKRYSIMAFNAGDKVNCSTWTQARMERDMSNRRMYGEEETAEGAAGSEFGKKQREESRRKKFGIITKEFKVEDQPWILKVNGKAGKRFKGLKKGGVTENASYYIFTQCADGAFEAFPVHGWYNFTPQAKHRTLTAEEAEEEWGRRNKVVNHFSIMLQRRLREQEHGEEEEEGAGEKGGKKKKKKGGRGGDLRIHDLEDDLEMSTDESDSSGGEDGEGKSKSKKETNAKGKGKKKKKKKGSDQEGFEDSDDGDFEGLEVDYMSDESSSEEEEPEKAKPNKGDDVPKGIDEASESEEESEEENKNEEENKEEEEEEDGKKTPVQAEKKKKKDSSGESDTSEDSDIEGETASALFMAQKKRTPPKRGGRGSTGSSRTGSRPGTPSIDNAATSNTLRAAASKLEQGKRQATVPSSDTPAAKRLKMDPSSQSPSGKSTPQPASGKSTPSSSDVQLTEDAVRRYLIRKPMTTKDLLKKFQTKRTGLSSEQTVNVLAQILKKLNPERKNINDKMHFYLTE; encoded by the exons ATGACTTCACTG GGAAACAGCAGTTCCTCTGCAACGGAGTACGTTGTCAGGGTTCCCAA GAACACTAGTAAGAGGTACAGCATTATGGCTTTTAATGCCGGAGATAAAGTCAACTGCTCTACGTGGACTCAG GCCCGAATGGAACGAGATATGAGTAACCGGCGGATGTACGGGGAGGAGGAAACTGCTGAGGGAGCTGCCGGCAGTGAGTTTGGAAAGAAACAGAGGGAGGAGTCACGTAGAAAGAAGTTCGGCATAATCACCAAGGAGTTTAAAGTTGAAGACCAGCCTTGGATCCTCAAAGTCAATGGCAAAGCTGGGAAAAG GTTTAAGGGGTTGAAGAAAGGTGGAGTAACAGAAAATGCTTCCTACTACATCTTCACCCAGTGTGCCGATGGGGCCTTCGAGGCCTTTCCTGTGCACGGCTGGTACAACTTTACCCCACAGGCCAAGCACCGCACCCTCACCGCAGAAGAAGCTGAGGAGGAATGGGGCAG GCGTAATAAAGTTGTGAACCACTTCAGTATCATGCTCCAGCGCCGGCTGAGGGAGCAGGAGcacggagaggaggaggaggaaggtgcaGGGGAGAAAGGtgggaagaaaaagaagaagaaaggaggCAGAGGAGGAGACCTGCGCATTCATGACCTGGAGGACGATCTGGAGATGAGCACTGATGAGAGTGACAGCAGTGGAGGAGAAG ATGGAGAAGGCAAGTCGAAGAGTAAAAAAGAGACAAACGCAAAGGGGAAGggtaaaaagaagaagaagaagaagggcaGTGATCAAGAGGGATTTGAAGACAGTGATGATGGTGACTTTGAGGGGTTGGAGGTGGACTACATGTCTGATGAAAGCAG ttctgAGGAGGAGGAGCCAGAGAAGGCAAAACCCAACAAAGGCGACGATGTTCCAAAAG GGATTGATGAGGCTTCGGAGAGTGAagaggagagtgaggaagagaacAAGAACGAAGAGGAAAacaaagaagaagaggaggaggaagatggaaAGAAGACCCCTGTGcaggcagagaaaaagaaaaagaaag ACAGCAGTGGAGAATCTGACACCTCTGAGGACAGCGATATTGAGGGAGAGACAGCTTCTGCACTTTTTATGGCG CAGAAGAAGCGGACCCCACCTAAACGAGGAGGCAGGGGGTCTACCGGAAGTTCCAGAACAGGAAGCCGCCCTGGAACTCCTTCTATTGACAACGCTGCCACCTCCAATACACTGCGCGCTGCTGCCAGCAAACTGGAACAAG GTAAGCGGCAGGCGACTGTGCCCAGTTCAGACACACCAGCTGCCAAAAGGCTAAAGATGGATCCCAGCTCTCAGAGTCCTTCAGGAAAGAGCACCCCTCAGCCAGCATCTGGCAAATCTACACCCAGCTCCAG TGATGTGCAGCTCACAGAGGACGCGGTACGGCGGTACCTGATCAGAAAACCCATGACCACTAAAGACTTGCTGAAGAAGTTCCAGACCAAGCGCACCGGCCTGAGCAGCGAGCAGACAGTCAATGTGCTGGCCCAAATCCTCAAGAAACTCAACCCAGAGAGAAAGAACATCAATGACAAGATGCACTTCTACCTCACGGAGTAA